CGAACTACTGGGTAAATAATGTGCAACTCCTGAGAGAGTTGAAACCCAAACGTCACCATTTCGATATCTATCAGCAACAATTCCTGTAATATAATCACTTGGAATTCTATTGATCGGATCGGGTTCGTTTGGCGAATACCTTTGCCAAGCTCGTTGAGGATTGTAGCGATTATATCTTCTCAGGCCACCACCGTCCAAACCGAACCATACTGTGCTTTGTCTTCCTTCGCAAATAGCTAAAACCTTCTGGGCTTTAGTAATCGAGCCTTGGCCGTAGGTATAATAAGTCAATGAATCTCTAATTGAACTCCATATGCCGCCGTAATAAGAGATTGCCCCGCTATCTGTACCGAACCATACGAAGCCGCCTGCACCTGCGTGAATGGTGTGTATATTATCGTCGATAATATCTTTATTTGTTATTTTTGAAAATGTAAGCCAAACAGGACCTCGAACCTTCGGGGTTGTTGTATTCTTTTTGCATCCTATAAATATGGTACAAAGAATTAGTATTATTCCTGTAAAAACTGATATTTGGCGCATATACGATATTGATTGAGATGAATGATTGATATTCCGTTCATAATATACGAAATCAAATTAAAAAGATACATAAATATAATAATTCTAACGAATATTTTTCAACAAGAGAAAATACTCTCTTTTTTTGTGAAAAAAATGAAGGTATTAAACTTGACTGTTGATTTTTTTTTTGTTATAATTCAATCATAAATATTTTCGTTAACGATTCCCCCTAAACGACATATCATATACAACTATGAAACATTTTATCTGCTTTTATAAAACGGGCATTATTGGGATTATGGCCATATCTTTAATGCTGCTATCCTCAAGTTGTCAGTACGATTACAGTAGCCCTCAACCGGGGAAATTACAAATTCGTTTAAAAACAATATCGAATAATATTCAATTCACCGAATTGAATAATTTTATAATAACATATTCAGTGATCCAAGCTGTTAAGAACGATGGATCACGTGCTGATATCTTTGAAGATTTGAATGCCATTGACACAAAACCTCTGGGAATTAACGTCCTTGATTTTCGTGCCAGAGATTCGGTTTTAATTATCGGTGAAACTTTTGTTCCTCCAGGTGATTATAGTGGAGTTCAATTCACCATAACGCCTAAAGAGAATTTAACCCTCCGAGGTTATCAAACAGTAAATGTTAATCCGGTCGGATTTGAATCTAATGTTAGAATATATCTTTCGAATTCTTATAAAGTAAATGAATATAATCTGACAGTAGTTACGATCGAACTTAATTTGGACAAATCTTTAGTTAAGGATGCGTTTGATTATAATTTTATACCCAGTTTTCACATTTCATCAATTAAAAATTATTGAATACTTATCGATTGGAACTACGGAATGAAATCGAATTATCATATTTTATTTTTAGTCATTTTCCTTTTTCTAAATTGGGGTTGTCCAAATCCTAGCGATCCGGGTAGCGTTCATGGGAATCTTCGCCCGAGAACACGATTATCAAACGTGCCACCACCTGAAGATACTACCATCACAAAGAACCCTAGACTAACATTGAATTGGATAGGTGATGATGCGGACGGTTACATCGTTGCTTTTATGTATAGGTGGAATTATGTGCTTGATAATCAACAACAATATAGAAAATATAATATCATACTGAATATCATCGTAGATAAATTTGCTCTGATGGTTGAGACAGAAAATCCATTGCTAATACCTGCAATATATAAACATTTTGCCAATCTTGTTGGTAATGAAGGATTGTCTACAGAAGATTTAGCTACTCTTAGACGTGGAGATACAATTGCGGTACAGGGAATAAGAGTGTATGCTTCTAATCCAGATTCAATTTTATTACAAACCGGAAGTCGGGTTCGTTATAGTTTCCCGGTTCATACAAATCCTAATAGCGGTACATTTATTTTTGAATCACCCGATAGAGAAAATTTGCATACGTTCGAGGTATCAGCTATCGATAACTTGGGTATAACATCTGAAACATTTGCAAAAGTATCTTTTATTACTCCGCAAGTTCAAGCCCCGCACGGCAAAGTCACTGGCTGGTCAGGTGGCTCTGATTTCGAACAAAAAGTTATTGTCAGAAAAGATAAAACACCTACTTTTCAAGGCATCCGCTTTGAGTATAAAGGCGTTGATCCTAATACAAGGAGTATGGATTACAGGTGGGTTGTTGACAAGGATAAATGGCTTACAGATTCCGGTTATATTCCATGGTCTGCATTTACAACGAATGAATATGCTTATGTAACTGCAAAAGATTTTGCTGATCCTTATGATACAGTACATACATTCACCGTTCAAGCACGCAATGAGTTTGGTGCGATTGATACAACTGGACTCATATACGACGATAATGGTAATGTTATTGATTCAGCGTGGAGAACTTTTAAGACTATTTATCCGAAGTTCTTACGTGATAGCACAGAGAGAATATTAATTCTCAACAATTGTTACGATCGATTAATGGGCACTCCGGCATACCCATACTATTGGGATGTTGATAGTTTTTACCATAGCATACTTCACGGTTTAGGGAAACACGATTCAATTATTGATAATTTTAGAATGAGTATGGGTGTATTCCCAGATCTCGGAGAGATTGGTAAATATTCTCTGGTGATATACGTGGCTGATGTCCCTGACGCATTGTTTAGCATTCCGGTCACCTTTTCAAAAAAATATGAGATGATGATAAGGGATTATTGTTATATCGGTGGAGATTTTATAATGGGGGGTTGGAACTTATCTAGTCAACTGAATATGATTAGGGATGAAGAATTTTTTAGAAGGGTAATACATGTCGATTTTACCTCACCCCAATACTCACCGGATCTATTCGTTAGAGCAATAGGGCAAAATAACTATCCTGATTTATATATTGATACCGCTAAAGCCGATCCTTCATGGCGGGACGGGATGAGCCACGTTCCAATCAATCTCGCCGACGGATTTGGCGAAATTTTACATAAATATGATGCGAAATACGACAGTATAAAAATGGAAAATGCATCGCTATCAGTGATTTATAGAGGGGTAACTTTTAACTCATGTTATTTAGGAATTCCATTGTACTACATGGAGCGACCTGCGGCAGATTCTACGATTTCTCGAATATTATATGATTTTAAAAGATCAAAAGAGGAGCGTTCGAAATGAAAAAATATAATCCATACATCGCAATTCTTTTTTTAATCATAACAGCTATTTCGGCAAGCTACGCTGGAAATACAGGCAAGATAACCGGTAAAATAACTGATGCCATGTCGGGAGAGCCGGTTATCGGAGCAAACGTTTCTGTGATGGGCACCCCACGTGGAGCTGTAACAGATTTTGATGGAAAATATACCATCATTGGCGTGCCGATCGGAAATTATAGCGTAAAAGCAAGTCATGTCAATTATGCCAGCGTTGAAGTCAAAGATGTAAAGGTCGGCGCTGATGAGACCACACCACTTAATTTTAAGATGACCTCAACCGAGTACCAATTAGGAGGTATAACAATAACTGCAGATCAGCAATTGGTAAATAATCTCACAACCAGTTCAACTCAAACTGTGGGTGAAAAATCTATCGCCAGTATCCCAAACGTCAAAAGTGTTGAGGACGTACTAAAATTAAAAGCAGGATTTGTAAAACAAGGAAACAATTTGTTCCTTCGCGGAGGTCGCGCAAACGAAGTTCAATACCTTGTAGATGGTATTCCTACGAATAATATCGTAAGCAACTCAGGTGAACTAGTGGCAACTAAAGCCAACGTCCAGCTGGCTCAGCTCTATGCGGGCGTAAATTCTGGTGTTATTGGAGGCGGCGCCAGCGGACTAGCAGTATCTGCCAATGCTATACAATCTGTAAGCGTTCAAACGAGCGGTTTTGATGCCGATTATGGAAATGCTCAGTCTGGTATTATTAATATAACTACAAAGTCAGGGTCTGAAAAATATACTGGATCGATTCAATTTAGAACTGATAAGATAAAAGAAAATAATCAAAATGAATCATACAGTGCTTTTTCGTTCGGTGGACCGGAACCTATAACAAAGTATCTCTTACCCGGATTCGGTTTCCAGATCCCGGGCGCATTAACCTTTTTCATCAGTGCAGATGTTAATCGCAATGATGGTCCTTATCAATATGTGCATAACGAATTTTACAATCCGGTTGAACGCAGAGTGGAGCTCAATGGTTTTCTCGGAGGTGTTCTAAACGGCTTAGGATTTAGATTTCGAGATAATCAAAGGAATTCATTCACCTTCAATTCCAAGCTAAAGTATGATATAAGCGGCAATGATCAAGTGAGTTTCGGTTACCGTGCAAGTATCGGATCAAGACATGATTATATTCGGGCTTGGAAGTATAGAGCCGATTCTTCATCAATCGGCGCAAGTCTATCGATCCAGAATAATCTTTCATGGCAACATTTCTTCAACGAAAGATCGTTCATGAAAGTATATTTTGCAAAACTTGAAAATCATGATGGAAATGATATAGCCGGAATTACTCCTGCAATGTACTCATCAGCATGGGAAAATTTGGATATTAACAACGATTACTTTAACG
The genomic region above belongs to Ignavibacteriales bacterium and contains:
- a CDS encoding DUF4382 domain-containing protein, giving the protein MKHFICFYKTGIIGIMAISLMLLSSSCQYDYSSPQPGKLQIRLKTISNNIQFTELNNFIITYSVIQAVKNDGSRADIFEDLNAIDTKPLGINVLDFRARDSVLIIGETFVPPGDYSGVQFTITPKENLTLRGYQTVNVNPVGFESNVRIYLSNSYKVNEYNLTVVTIELNLDKSLVKDAFDYNFIPSFHISSIKNY